In Acidobacteriota bacterium, the following proteins share a genomic window:
- a CDS encoding YHS domain-containing protein — protein MDPVNGEKIQIRRETPIAEYDDRIYYFGSEANRRTFLANPEEYTKGAFARY, from the coding sequence ATGGATCCGGTGAACGGGGAAAAGATTCAGATTCGCCGGGAGACCCCGATCGCCGAGTATGACGACAGGATCTATTACTTCGGCTCGGAAGCCAATCGGCGCACGTTCCTCGCCAACCCGGAGGAGTACACGAAGGGTGCTTTTGCCAGATACTGA
- a CDS encoding alpha/beta hydrolase, with protein sequence MSFITIDQRKLHYFQQGAGKTVLWIHGFPLTGEMWKWQLDLPGVLHLLPDLAGFGQSDAFPDPAEPSMARYGSDLLALLDELEIGSAILAGCSMGGYVAFDILRSAPERVDAVILANTRETEDSPSSRNARAETIRATEEAGDVSDLANDMIPKLLGPGSQSDQSMIELVSGMIQASSIAGVVFALGAMARRPDSSDVLRSFSKPALILAGEHDQLIPREDAERMAHLLPQAKLTVIPGTGHLPAIEEPALFNDAISEFISDHDLSN encoded by the coding sequence GTGAGTTTCATCACCATCGATCAGCGAAAGCTGCACTACTTCCAGCAAGGCGCTGGAAAGACGGTCCTCTGGATTCACGGGTTTCCACTGACAGGCGAGATGTGGAAGTGGCAGCTCGATCTCCCCGGTGTTCTCCACCTCCTTCCCGATCTCGCCGGATTCGGCCAGTCGGATGCGTTTCCCGACCCGGCGGAGCCGTCGATGGCACGCTACGGGAGCGACCTGCTCGCGCTCCTGGATGAGCTCGAGATCGGGTCTGCAATTCTGGCGGGATGCTCGATGGGAGGGTACGTGGCGTTCGACATTCTTCGCTCCGCGCCGGAACGTGTCGACGCGGTCATCCTCGCCAATACGAGGGAGACGGAGGATTCTCCGTCGAGCCGTAACGCACGAGCCGAAACGATCCGCGCAACCGAGGAAGCAGGCGATGTTTCGGATCTCGCCAACGACATGATTCCGAAGCTCCTCGGGCCGGGATCGCAGTCCGACCAGTCGATGATCGAGCTCGTTTCGGGGATGATTCAGGCCTCGTCGATCGCGGGGGTCGTGTTTGCGCTCGGAGCCATGGCCCGGAGACCGGACTCTTCGGATGTGCTGCGATCATTCTCGAAACCCGCCCTGATTCTTGCAGGGGAGCATGATCAGCTGATTCCGAGGGAGGATGCGGAACGGATGGCTCATCTCCTCCCTCAGGCGAAACTGACGGTCATTCCGGGAACCGGTCACCTCCCGGCAATCGAGGAACCGGCTCTATTCAACGATGCGATATCCGAATTCATCTCCGATCATGACCTTTCGAACTGA
- a CDS encoding HD domain-containing protein: MAGTVGLARPRLLWTLLGALILVAVIPLVVSHYFLTGINRQSLETLESKYLTRSAVGIANDINNFTSGELDRLRTIAAGINATATTLPADADPFAHAASEGTISNYLGSGALALWLVNREGRGATAQPPDISDEALQAMNAGVRSAIAGEPYMGHFLYLQQVNRPAMVIAVPVTNTRGETIGAVVELADLSPIAARLEEEESAEATAFVVNAEGQVLMHSEPAVALRQPDLSGVGVVAEFTRQPMRLTRTYDREITGKTIEVLGTVAPVQTVDWGVVVERETSLAFTSVDSMKAATVNWVIGAALLASIVGVLFATSISKPIRALATRSKEIAAGNYSQRVDVKGSAEVADLGQSFNTMSAEIQKAVEGLKKAAHENHLLFINSVRMLAAAIDAKDTYTRGHSERVARYSLAIGRRMNLGQKELSDLRVGALLHDVGKIGIDDRILRKPGALTEEEFEVMKTHPKKGEFIMAGVPQLMDMIPGMKYHHERWEGGGYPEGLKGEDIPLQARIVSVADTFDAMTTNRPYQKAMALEYVLEKIRSFANTRFDPNVVEAFLGASEAGDIVPEDYDGIGAN; the protein is encoded by the coding sequence ATGGCAGGAACGGTCGGACTCGCGCGCCCGCGACTTCTCTGGACTCTCCTCGGCGCTCTGATTCTCGTCGCCGTCATCCCGCTGGTCGTTTCCCACTATTTTCTGACTGGAATCAATCGCCAATCGCTCGAGACCCTGGAGAGCAAGTACCTGACGCGCTCCGCGGTCGGGATCGCCAACGACATCAACAATTTCACATCGGGCGAGCTCGACCGGCTCCGAACGATCGCTGCCGGAATCAACGCGACGGCAACGACACTTCCCGCCGACGCCGACCCCTTCGCTCACGCCGCCTCGGAGGGGACGATCTCGAACTATCTCGGTTCGGGCGCGCTCGCGCTTTGGCTGGTCAACCGTGAGGGAAGAGGCGCGACCGCCCAACCCCCCGACATTTCCGACGAGGCGCTGCAGGCCATGAACGCCGGAGTCCGCTCGGCCATCGCAGGCGAGCCCTACATGGGTCACTTTCTCTACCTTCAACAGGTCAACCGGCCGGCAATGGTGATCGCCGTGCCGGTGACCAACACCCGGGGCGAGACGATCGGAGCGGTGGTCGAGCTCGCTGATCTGAGTCCGATCGCGGCGCGACTCGAGGAGGAGGAATCGGCCGAAGCGACTGCTTTCGTCGTGAATGCCGAAGGGCAGGTGCTCATGCACAGTGAGCCCGCGGTCGCGCTGCGACAGCCCGACCTCTCGGGAGTCGGCGTGGTCGCCGAGTTCACTAGGCAACCGATGCGCCTCACCCGGACCTACGACCGAGAGATCACGGGAAAGACCATCGAAGTGCTCGGCACCGTGGCTCCCGTTCAAACCGTCGACTGGGGCGTCGTAGTCGAGCGTGAAACCTCACTCGCATTCACCTCGGTCGACAGCATGAAGGCAGCAACGGTCAACTGGGTGATCGGGGCGGCGCTTCTCGCATCAATCGTCGGTGTGCTTTTCGCGACGTCGATCTCGAAACCGATTCGCGCTCTGGCAACACGATCGAAGGAGATCGCCGCCGGAAACTACTCCCAGCGGGTCGATGTGAAAGGCAGTGCCGAGGTCGCCGATCTCGGTCAGAGCTTCAACACGATGTCGGCCGAGATTCAGAAAGCAGTCGAAGGACTGAAGAAGGCCGCTCACGAGAATCATCTCCTCTTCATCAACTCGGTCCGCATGCTCGCCGCGGCAATCGACGCGAAGGATACGTATACCAGAGGCCACTCCGAGCGCGTCGCCCGTTATTCTCTGGCCATCGGACGTCGCATGAATCTCGGCCAGAAGGAACTTTCGGATCTCCGGGTTGGCGCGCTCCTCCACGACGTCGGCAAGATCGGCATCGACGACCGCATTCTTCGCAAGCCGGGTGCCCTCACCGAGGAGGAGTTCGAGGTGATGAAGACCCACCCGAAAAAGGGAGAGTTCATCATGGCGGGCGTTCCGCAACTCATGGACATGATTCCCGGGATGAAGTACCACCACGAACGATGGGAGGGCGGCGGTTATCCGGAAGGTCTCAAAGGAGAAGACATTCCACTCCAGGCGCGAATCGTCTCGGTCGCCGACACCTTCGACGCGATGACGACCAACCGCCCCTACCAGAAAGCAATGGCACTCGAATACGTTCTGGAGAAGATCCGGAGCTTCGCGAACACCCGGTTCGACCCGAACGTCGTGGAAGCATTTCTCGGTGCGTCGGAAGCCGGAGACATCGTTCCCGAGGATTACGACGGCATCGGCGCGAACTGA
- a CDS encoding tetratricopeptide repeat protein: MNRFEEHRSEGLARQRANEHDAALAAFDLAHRQAPDESSKTLVSINKAFSLIQLGEIGAPEVKALPSIVLRRQNDEHVAQAAYWLALRFRTEGNIERARSYAAIALESSAVAGREDWRVPALNELANLEMLDSEFEAASAHYRELLAITPEENLFQRYFLLQNLGYTEIVGGNPKAGIPLLHEAIALARGEEAEGWVAESYVDLCLGYLDIGEPATAVRWGMLGLESTSEDRLLRNAHYLLGEANVHLGNYEKAEEHFDHLCSWYPEFPQLKNLLYALDLRKVINWKL; this comes from the coding sequence GTGAATCGATTCGAGGAGCACAGAAGTGAAGGACTCGCCAGACAGCGCGCGAACGAACATGATGCAGCGCTCGCAGCGTTCGACCTGGCTCACAGGCAGGCACCGGACGAATCGTCGAAGACCCTGGTGTCGATCAACAAGGCATTCTCCCTGATCCAGCTGGGGGAGATCGGTGCACCCGAGGTGAAGGCACTTCCCTCAATCGTGCTCCGCCGTCAGAATGACGAGCATGTGGCTCAGGCGGCCTATTGGCTCGCGCTCCGCTTCCGCACGGAGGGCAACATCGAGCGAGCGCGCAGCTACGCCGCAATCGCTCTCGAATCGTCGGCCGTCGCAGGCCGCGAAGACTGGCGTGTACCGGCGCTCAACGAGCTGGCCAACCTCGAGATGCTCGACTCGGAGTTCGAGGCTGCTTCCGCTCACTACCGCGAGCTTCTCGCGATCACGCCTGAGGAAAATCTTTTCCAGCGATACTTTCTGCTGCAGAACCTCGGTTACACCGAGATCGTCGGCGGAAATCCGAAGGCGGGGATCCCGCTCCTTCACGAGGCGATCGCGCTCGCCCGCGGAGAGGAAGCCGAGGGCTGGGTCGCCGAATCCTATGTCGACCTCTGTCTCGGGTACCTCGACATCGGTGAGCCCGCGACCGCCGTGCGATGGGGAATGCTCGGGCTGGAGTCGACCTCCGAGGACCGGCTGCTGCGAAACGCCCACTACCTTCTCGGAGAGGCGAATGTGCATCTCGGCAACTATGAGAAAGCGGAGGAACACTTCGATCATCTCTGCAGCTGGTATCCGGAGTTTCCGCAGCTGAAGAATCTGCTGTATGCGCTCGACCTGAGAAAGGTGATCAACTGGAAACTGTGA
- a CDS encoding helix-turn-helix domain-containing protein, whose protein sequence is MSKNAPAQVELVGRKIRQLRRQRKLTQVELSQKIGICQSDLSRMEQGEYKVGLDTLLRILQTFNMGIGEFFEEQPDKDLALDKFRMLSRDAQKEVQSFIEFKHRQQTGVDGDGEE, encoded by the coding sequence ATGTCGAAGAACGCACCCGCACAGGTCGAGCTCGTCGGCCGTAAGATACGACAACTTCGTCGTCAGCGGAAGCTGACCCAGGTCGAGCTGTCCCAGAAGATCGGGATCTGCCAGTCGGATCTTTCGAGGATGGAGCAGGGGGAGTACAAGGTCGGACTCGACACGCTGCTGAGAATCCTCCAGACGTTCAACATGGGGATCGGGGAATTCTTCGAGGAGCAGCCGGACAAGGATCTGGCGCTCGACAAGTTCCGCATGCTGAGCCGCGATGCCCAGAAGGAAGTCCAGAGTTTCATCGAGTTCAAGCACCGCCAGCAGACCGGAGTCGATGGGGATGGGGAGGAGTGA
- a CDS encoding ABC transporter permease has protein sequence MLRALVRRDFRLRFTGSALGFAWAVLQPLLMVLCYWFVFTKIFTRGDTSDPDYVPFLISGLLAWMGFADGITRGMTAIVENGAMIRKLTFRSDVLVIVPNVTALIFECIGFGLFIIYMAFRGGDLSGLWLLPFALLLQAQLQIGLGWILSVLNVLFRDVSQVIGFALTLGLFLSPIFYEVPSEYENWFRWNPMTPLLGLFRSALTGAPLPDALSIVFLLVVSAGLFFAGLKFFRRAQPTLADLL, from the coding sequence GTGCTGAGGGCCCTCGTACGGCGCGATTTCCGCCTTCGTTTCACCGGCTCCGCCCTCGGGTTCGCCTGGGCCGTCCTGCAACCCCTCCTGATGGTGCTCTGCTACTGGTTCGTCTTCACAAAAATCTTCACGAGGGGGGACACCAGCGATCCGGACTACGTTCCATTTCTGATCTCCGGGCTGCTCGCCTGGATGGGCTTCGCCGACGGCATCACCCGGGGCATGACGGCCATCGTCGAAAACGGCGCGATGATCCGGAAGCTCACCTTCCGGAGCGATGTCCTCGTGATCGTCCCGAACGTGACGGCGCTCATCTTCGAATGCATCGGATTCGGGCTGTTCATCATCTATATGGCGTTTCGGGGCGGGGATCTGAGCGGTCTCTGGCTCCTTCCATTCGCGCTCCTGCTCCAGGCACAACTGCAGATCGGGCTCGGCTGGATTCTGTCGGTCCTGAACGTCCTCTTCCGCGACGTCTCCCAGGTGATCGGCTTCGCGCTGACGCTCGGGCTGTTCCTCAGCCCCATCTTTTACGAGGTCCCGAGCGAGTACGAGAATTGGTTCCGATGGAATCCGATGACCCCCCTGCTCGGTTTGTTCCGGAGTGCTCTGACCGGAGCTCCGTTACCCGACGCACTCTCGATCGTATTCCTGTTGGTGGTTTCGGCCGGGCTGTTCTTCGCCGGACTGAAGTTTTTCCGGCGTGCGCAACCGACGCTGGCCGATCTTCTCTGA
- a CDS encoding VCBS repeat-containing protein — protein sequence MFRPHNLVIPAVLIVFTAIGCSHTATDPAAEVSRDLPLSSNDAEALARAEWAEYKASMTRAERLEKLGLDEDPGFDPDPERIWERHGAAWKIEKFDKKTAVFRANPVGVLRPFQHVSAAGEIYDDNEEYVWVFRRVRETRDPFQYDPDVYHLRDLSPEAIEEFETLKKEFVRVSPPESTEVIRFVESSSGLPQDGSWRNSPGVGDLNGDGHLDIVAPPERGTPSGVPAIFLGDGRGGWRGWAEARYPRRLDYGSAVVADVDQDGHQDIVFGVHLNGLAVWLGDSKGNFTESSGGLPKQSFPTRRVNVADMDGDGDLDLVALTEGPTPLSPTSIQGSKLRIFFNEGRARSWKQFEVGEPGRLLGGDWMKLGDLDGDGNVDIITSSIYYHGTDVVWLGDGSGTGWEVFGRGFFPWYSYIGALAVGDFDRARPGDEALVSYARTFPAEVHPLEVEHPEFREVAGIDYVAISGDESVRERIVTWADRHSMNAMAAADFDGDGNIDVAYSRTRPRVAGILMGDGRGGFSDAVVEGWEVPENTAYDLTVADFDGDGRPDILMMFEDSGRSLADKDGAIRVWLNRTP from the coding sequence ATGTTTCGTCCGCACAATCTCGTGATTCCGGCCGTGCTGATCGTCTTCACGGCGATCGGCTGCAGCCATACAGCCACCGATCCGGCAGCCGAAGTCTCCAGGGATCTTCCGCTTTCATCCAATGACGCCGAAGCGCTCGCCCGGGCAGAGTGGGCCGAGTATAAGGCGAGCATGACCCGCGCCGAGCGGCTCGAGAAACTCGGTCTCGATGAGGACCCCGGCTTCGATCCCGATCCGGAACGGATCTGGGAAAGGCACGGCGCTGCCTGGAAGATCGAAAAATTCGACAAGAAGACCGCGGTCTTCAGAGCCAATCCCGTCGGGGTCCTTCGACCATTTCAACACGTATCGGCTGCAGGGGAGATCTACGACGACAATGAGGAGTACGTCTGGGTGTTCCGGCGTGTCCGAGAGACTCGCGATCCCTTCCAGTACGATCCGGACGTCTACCATCTCCGCGATCTCTCGCCTGAAGCGATCGAAGAATTCGAGACTCTCAAGAAGGAATTCGTTCGGGTGAGTCCGCCAGAGTCGACCGAAGTGATCCGCTTCGTCGAGTCGTCCAGCGGGCTTCCACAGGATGGTTCATGGCGAAACTCGCCGGGTGTGGGCGACCTGAACGGGGACGGTCATCTCGATATCGTCGCTCCGCCCGAGCGCGGAACTCCGTCGGGTGTGCCCGCGATCTTTCTCGGCGACGGCCGGGGCGGATGGCGTGGCTGGGCGGAGGCCCGTTACCCGAGACGCCTCGACTACGGATCGGCCGTGGTCGCCGACGTTGACCAGGACGGTCATCAGGACATCGTGTTCGGCGTCCACCTCAATGGACTCGCCGTGTGGCTGGGCGATTCGAAGGGCAACTTCACCGAGTCGAGCGGAGGGCTCCCGAAGCAGAGCTTCCCGACCCGCCGCGTCAACGTCGCCGACATGGACGGAGATGGCGATCTCGATCTGGTGGCGCTGACCGAGGGCCCCACGCCGTTGTCCCCGACGTCCATCCAGGGGAGCAAGCTCCGAATTTTCTTCAATGAGGGACGGGCGAGGAGCTGGAAGCAATTCGAGGTCGGTGAGCCCGGACGTCTTCTCGGCGGCGACTGGATGAAGCTCGGCGACCTCGACGGCGACGGCAATGTCGACATCATCACCTCCAGCATCTACTACCACGGCACCGACGTCGTCTGGCTCGGCGACGGGAGTGGTACCGGGTGGGAGGTTTTCGGGCGGGGATTTTTTCCGTGGTATTCGTACATCGGCGCTCTCGCCGTCGGAGACTTCGATCGTGCGCGCCCCGGAGACGAAGCGCTGGTCTCCTACGCGCGAACGTTTCCCGCGGAGGTCCATCCGCTCGAGGTCGAGCATCCTGAGTTCCGGGAGGTCGCCGGCATCGACTACGTCGCCATCAGCGGCGACGAATCGGTCCGGGAACGCATCGTCACGTGGGCCGACAGACACTCGATGAATGCGATGGCCGCAGCGGACTTCGATGGTGACGGGAACATCGACGTCGCGTACTCCCGGACGCGTCCGCGCGTCGCGGGGATTCTGATGGGCGATGGCCGGGGCGGCTTTTCTGATGCGGTCGTCGAGGGATGGGAAGTTCCGGAGAACACCGCGTACGATCTGACCGTCGCCGACTTCGACGGGGACGGCCGACCGGATATCCTGATGATGTTCGAGGACTCGGGGAGGTCGTTGGCGGACAAGGATGGCGCGATCCGTGTATGGTTGAACAGGACTCCCTGA